In a single window of the Thermoanaerobacter uzonensis DSM 18761 genome:
- a CDS encoding cysteine desulfurase → MKNIDIERIKKDFPILSVTPHGKRLVYLDNAATTQKPIEVIKAMDRYYEELNANVYRSPHYLSVLSTQAYEEARERVKKFINAKKEESIVFTRNTTESINFIAYTWGMKHINEGDEILLTIAEHHSNILPWQMVAEAKGAKLKYVYLDENFRLSMKDFKEKMSEKVKLVAAQHMSNVLGIINPVEEITHIAHKYGAKVLIDGAQSVPHMPVDVQKIDCDFFAFSGHKMLGPMGIGVLYIKEDLLNEVPPFLRGGEMIDEVYEDHSTFAPSPLKFEAGTPNVEGGYVLIYAIDYIEKIGLTNIYKHEGELLEYGLQKMKELDFVKLYGPKDAKERGGIISFNVEGVHPHDVATILDEEGIAVRSGHHCCQPLMRYLGVPATVRASFYLYNDFEDIDALVEGLKKVRKWFK, encoded by the coding sequence GTGAAAAATATTGATATTGAAAGAATAAAAAAAGACTTTCCTATATTGAGTGTTACGCCCCATGGAAAAAGGCTTGTATATCTTGACAATGCCGCTACAACACAAAAGCCAATTGAAGTAATAAAGGCTATGGATAGATATTATGAAGAGCTAAATGCCAATGTGTACAGAAGTCCCCATTATTTAAGTGTACTTTCAACACAAGCCTATGAAGAGGCAAGAGAACGGGTAAAAAAATTTATAAACGCCAAAAAAGAAGAGTCTATAGTTTTCACAAGAAATACAACAGAGTCTATAAACTTTATAGCCTACACTTGGGGTATGAAGCATATAAACGAAGGAGACGAAATACTACTTACCATAGCTGAACACCACAGTAATATACTCCCATGGCAGATGGTAGCAGAAGCTAAAGGGGCAAAGCTTAAATATGTCTATCTTGATGAAAATTTTAGGCTTTCTATGAAAGATTTCAAAGAAAAAATGTCTGAAAAAGTAAAATTAGTTGCTGCACAACACATGTCGAATGTTTTGGGAATAATAAATCCTGTGGAGGAGATTACACATATTGCCCACAAATACGGGGCAAAAGTATTAATAGATGGAGCACAAAGTGTACCTCATATGCCTGTTGATGTACAAAAGATAGATTGTGACTTTTTTGCCTTCTCTGGTCACAAGATGTTAGGGCCTATGGGGATTGGGGTTTTATATATAAAAGAAGATTTACTTAATGAGGTACCGCCATTTTTAAGAGGAGGAGAAATGATAGACGAAGTTTATGAGGACCATTCTACATTTGCACCTTCCCCTCTTAAATTTGAAGCAGGTACTCCTAATGTAGAGGGAGGTTATGTGCTTATTTATGCCATAGATTATATAGAGAAAATTGGGCTTACCAATATATATAAACACGAAGGCGAGCTTTTGGAGTATGGTCTTCAAAAAATGAAAGAATTAGACTTTGTAAAATTGTATGGCCCCAAAGACGCGAAAGAAAGAGGAGGGATAATTTCCTTCAATGTAGAAGGTGTCCATCCTCATGATGTTGCTACAATACTAGACGAAGAAGGAATTGCTGTAAGAAGTGGACATCACTGTTGCCAGCCCTTAATGAGATACTTAGGCGTTCCTGCAACTGTAAGAGCAAGCTTTTATCTCTACAACGATTTTGAGGATATTGATGCTCTTGTGGAAGGACTAAAAAAAGTCAGGAAGTGGTTTAAATGA
- the sufD gene encoding Fe-S cluster assembly protein SufD → MWKRVSMEEIQQPSYKEYTSAVIKDLSHDTVKIKETKKLAGLPAEILALRDKAFGIEGKFINMVKDFYNAGFHIEISQNSNVEKPIVIDYITNEQNDTLIDYNIIEVEANSQVTIVFDYNSGTKGFHNGITQVIAKEGSNVNIVKIQRLGDEFNDFDNNLVIVGKDAMVNWSNVVIGSKVSAFDVAVYLDEVGGTFTSKSIFLGVDSQKYDMAYKVYHQAPKTTSSVDLKGALKGSAKATFIGNIDIKKGAKKAKAEENETVLLLDKTVKSVAIPALYCGEDDVQANHSASAGQIDEDKLYYVMSRGFSLEEARLLMVQAILNPVIDLIPYDPVREIIIKGHIGRRIIR, encoded by the coding sequence TAAAGAATACACTTCAGCAGTAATAAAAGATTTGTCTCATGATACAGTAAAAATAAAAGAGACAAAGAAATTAGCTGGATTGCCGGCAGAGATATTGGCTTTGAGGGATAAAGCTTTTGGCATAGAAGGCAAATTTATAAATATGGTAAAAGATTTTTACAATGCAGGTTTTCACATTGAGATTTCTCAAAACAGTAATGTTGAAAAACCTATAGTGATTGATTATATAACAAATGAACAAAATGACACATTGATTGATTATAACATAATTGAAGTGGAAGCTAATTCGCAAGTTACAATCGTTTTTGACTATAATTCAGGTACAAAAGGCTTTCACAATGGCATAACGCAGGTGATTGCAAAAGAAGGTTCTAATGTAAATATAGTAAAAATACAAAGATTGGGAGACGAATTCAACGACTTTGACAACAACCTTGTAATTGTAGGAAAAGATGCTATGGTCAACTGGTCAAATGTTGTTATAGGTTCTAAAGTAAGCGCTTTTGATGTGGCGGTATATCTTGATGAGGTAGGAGGTACCTTTACTTCCAAATCCATTTTTTTAGGTGTGGATAGTCAAAAATATGACATGGCTTATAAAGTATACCACCAAGCTCCTAAAACTACCAGCAGTGTGGACTTAAAAGGAGCCTTAAAAGGAAGTGCAAAGGCTACCTTTATAGGAAATATTGACATTAAAAAAGGTGCAAAAAAGGCAAAAGCTGAAGAAAATGAAACAGTACTTTTATTAGACAAAACTGTAAAATCCGTTGCAATTCCTGCTCTTTACTGCGGAGAAGATGATGTACAGGCAAACCACTCAGCCAGTGCAGGGCAAATAGATGAAGACAAACTCTATTATGTGATGAGCAGAGGCTTTAGTTTAGAAGAGGCAAGGCTTTTAATGGTTCAAGCCATATTAAATCCTGTTATAGACTTGATTCCTTATGACCCTGTAAGAGAAATCATCATAAAGGGTCATATAGGAAGGAGGATTATAAGGTGA